Proteins found in one Hypericibacter terrae genomic segment:
- a CDS encoding TerC family protein yields MDFTITLSEVTAFLQVIMVDLVLAGDNAIVVGVVAASLPREQRARVIFLGIAAATVMRVGFAVITTQLLQIIGLTLAGGLLLLWVCWKLWREVEAQRKERKAEAALAAAAAAGGTVTIEHAHGHGHGLNKPPPKTMGQAVMQIVLADLSMSLDNVLAVAGIARDHAWVLVFGLVLSVALMGAAATLIANFLRRWPWLVYIGLAIILYVACHMIFDGTMKVYDAAQLSALF; encoded by the coding sequence ATGGATTTCACGATCACGCTCTCCGAGGTCACCGCCTTCCTCCAGGTCATCATGGTCGACCTGGTGCTGGCGGGCGACAACGCCATCGTCGTCGGCGTGGTCGCGGCCTCGCTGCCCAGGGAGCAACGTGCGCGCGTGATCTTCCTCGGCATCGCGGCGGCGACCGTGATGCGCGTCGGCTTCGCGGTCATCACGACGCAGCTGCTGCAGATCATCGGCCTGACGCTCGCGGGCGGGCTTCTGCTGCTCTGGGTCTGCTGGAAGCTCTGGCGCGAGGTCGAGGCCCAGCGCAAGGAGCGCAAGGCGGAGGCAGCCCTCGCCGCCGCTGCCGCCGCCGGTGGAACCGTGACAATCGAGCATGCGCACGGCCACGGACATGGGCTCAACAAGCCGCCGCCCAAGACCATGGGCCAGGCGGTGATGCAGATCGTGCTCGCCGATCTGTCGATGTCGCTGGACAATGTGCTCGCGGTCGCCGGCATCGCGCGCGACCATGCCTGGGTGCTGGTGTTCGGCCTGGTGCTGTCGGTCGCGCTGATGGGCGCCGCCGCGACCCTCATCGCCAACTTCCTGCGCCGCTGGCCCTGGCTCGTCTATATCGGACTCGCCATCATCCTCTATGTCGCCTGCCACATGATCTTCGACGGCACGATGAAGGTCTATGACGCGGCGCAGTTATCGGCGCTGTTCTAG
- a CDS encoding DUF4743 domain-containing protein, which yields MSLVDRIRLFRRPDLSTLRPFVIEGQRLGWILPAFAERLAKFPAVFEAGADAVRLKDRFDSYERRSEALAGVVDALAREGGLPKFRNERYPVAKSFYDKPLLGLERSAVPSFGTLAYGVHLNGYVGQGRDMKMWIGRRSRNKATGPLKLDHIVAGGQPIGLSLMENLIKECAEEAAMSADLARQSRPVGFTSYLIQNHEGIRNDVLFCYDIALAEDFTPVNTDGEIEEFYLWPIERVIEVLATTEEFKFNVAMVIIDFLVRHGFVAPEDPTYPEIVLNMRIRDHFLARSEGPSPYPLPQGEGARFL from the coding sequence ATGAGCCTGGTCGATCGCATCCGCCTGTTCCGCCGACCCGATCTCTCGACGCTTCGGCCCTTCGTGATCGAGGGCCAGCGGCTGGGCTGGATCCTGCCGGCCTTCGCGGAGCGCCTGGCGAAGTTCCCGGCGGTGTTCGAGGCCGGCGCCGATGCGGTCCGGCTCAAGGATCGCTTCGACAGCTATGAGCGCCGCAGCGAGGCGCTCGCCGGCGTCGTCGACGCGCTCGCCCGCGAAGGCGGCCTCCCTAAATTCCGCAACGAGCGCTATCCGGTCGCAAAATCCTTCTACGACAAGCCGCTCCTGGGGCTGGAACGCTCGGCCGTGCCGTCCTTCGGGACCCTGGCCTATGGCGTCCATCTCAACGGCTATGTCGGGCAGGGCCGCGACATGAAGATGTGGATCGGACGGCGTTCGCGGAACAAGGCGACGGGTCCCCTGAAGCTCGATCACATCGTCGCCGGCGGCCAGCCGATCGGGCTGTCGCTGATGGAAAACCTGATCAAGGAATGCGCGGAGGAAGCGGCGATGAGCGCAGACCTCGCGCGCCAGTCGCGGCCCGTCGGATTCACCTCTTATCTGATCCAGAACCACGAGGGCATCCGCAACGACGTGCTGTTCTGCTACGACATCGCGCTGGCGGAGGATTTCACGCCGGTGAACACCGATGGCGAGATCGAGGAATTCTATCTCTGGCCGATCGAGCGCGTGATCGAGGTCCTGGCGACGACCGAGGAGTTCAAGTTCAACGTCGCGATGGTGATCATCGACTTCCTCGTGCGCCACGGCTTCGTCGCGCCGGAGGACCCGACCTATCCGGAGATCGTGCTGAACATGCGGATACGGGATCACTTCCTCGCGCGTAGCGAAGGCCCCTCCCCCTACCCCCTCCCGCAAGGGGAGGGGGCGAGATTTTTATAG
- the gluQRS gene encoding tRNA glutamyl-Q(34) synthetase GluQRS — MSDSETVTRFAPSPTGRLHLGHAFSALTAYAAACRAKGRFLLRIEDIDQGRCRPEFEQAIYDDLAWLGLDWKRPVRRQSEHFDSYREALDRLRDMGLVYPCFCTRKDIAAEIAAAGSAPHGPDGPLYPGTCRHLSAAECQQRLASGAPFALRLDAATAAAKAGPLRWVEQGKGEIAVDALLHGDVVIARKDVPTSYHLAVTLDDAVQGVTLVTRGEDLLPATHIHRLLQAVLGLPVPEYRHHKLLTDATGKRLAKRDGAEGLASLRQKGADPAAIRARLGFGDLAVAAPTLT, encoded by the coding sequence ATGTCCGATTCGGAAACGGTCACCCGCTTCGCCCCCAGCCCCACCGGACGGCTGCATCTGGGCCATGCCTTTTCCGCGCTGACCGCCTACGCCGCGGCATGCCGGGCCAAGGGCCGGTTCCTGCTGCGGATCGAGGATATCGACCAGGGCCGCTGCCGGCCCGAGTTCGAGCAGGCGATTTATGACGATCTGGCCTGGCTGGGGCTCGACTGGAAGCGGCCGGTGCGCCGGCAGTCCGAGCATTTCGACTCCTATCGCGAGGCCCTCGACCGGCTCCGGGACATGGGGCTGGTCTATCCCTGCTTCTGCACGCGGAAAGATATCGCGGCCGAGATCGCCGCGGCCGGCAGCGCCCCGCACGGCCCCGACGGGCCGCTCTATCCCGGCACCTGCCGCCATCTGTCGGCAGCCGAATGTCAGCAGCGCCTGGCGAGCGGTGCCCCCTTCGCCTTGCGGCTCGATGCGGCGACTGCGGCGGCGAAAGCCGGACCGCTGCGCTGGGTCGAGCAGGGCAAGGGCGAGATCGCAGTCGACGCCCTCCTCCATGGCGATGTCGTGATCGCGCGCAAGGATGTTCCGACCAGCTACCACCTCGCGGTCACGCTCGACGATGCGGTCCAGGGCGTGACCCTCGTCACGCGCGGCGAGGACCTGCTGCCGGCCACCCATATCCATCGCCTGCTGCAGGCGGTGCTGGGCCTGCCGGTGCCCGAATATCGCCACCACAAGCTCCTGACCGATGCGACCGGCAAGCGCCTCGCGAAACGCGATGGCGCCGAAGGCCTCGCCAGCCTGCGCCAGAAGGGCGCCGACCCCGCCGCGATCCGCGCCCGGCTCGGTTTCGGCGACCTGGCTGTCGCCGCTCCAACGCTTACTTAA
- a CDS encoding retropepsin-like aspartic protease family protein — protein sequence MRRFWLLYLVGAVGVALLVFGLSQRFPGALAQQNNLPLLASMLGWLALVGAGGVAMVRQKPRKAILQMGAWVAIILLLVLGYSFQPEFSAMMTVVKARLTGALIPGQAQEQQDGSVVFARANDGHFHVEALVDGIRINFLVDTGASGIMLSPADARRLGFDPARLDYSIGTSTANGNGRAARVSLSSIAIGPIQRAAMTALVNQADMDGSLLGMTFLNSLGSFTVEGDKLVLHQ from the coding sequence ATGCGCCGATTCTGGCTGCTTTATCTGGTCGGCGCCGTCGGGGTGGCGCTTCTGGTCTTCGGCCTCTCGCAACGCTTTCCCGGTGCACTGGCGCAGCAGAACAACCTGCCCCTGCTGGCCAGCATGCTGGGCTGGCTGGCGCTGGTCGGCGCCGGCGGCGTCGCGATGGTCCGCCAGAAGCCGCGCAAGGCGATCCTGCAGATGGGCGCCTGGGTTGCCATCATTTTGCTTCTGGTGTTGGGCTACAGCTTCCAGCCTGAATTCTCCGCCATGATGACAGTCGTGAAAGCCAGGCTGACCGGCGCGCTCATTCCCGGCCAGGCGCAGGAACAGCAGGACGGCAGCGTCGTCTTCGCCCGGGCCAATGACGGTCATTTCCATGTGGAGGCGCTGGTCGACGGCATCCGCATCAACTTCCTGGTGGATACCGGTGCCTCGGGGATCATGCTGTCGCCCGCCGACGCGCGCCGGCTGGGTTTCGACCCCGCCCGGCTCGATTACAGCATCGGCACCTCGACCGCGAACGGCAACGGACGCGCCGCCAGGGTCAGCCTGAGCTCGATCGCGATCGGCCCGATCCAGCGCGCCGCGATGACGGCCCTGGTCAATCAGGCGGATATGGACGGCTCGCTGCTCGGCATGACCTTCCTCAACAGCCTGGGCAGCTTCACCGTGGAAGGCGACAAGCTGGTGTTGCACCAATGA
- a CDS encoding xanthine dehydrogenase family protein molybdopterin-binding subunit — protein sequence MLPFDRFALRPHRAPAAFAPTSRRGFLKAGALTGAGLVIGALLPGGRITAAHAADADSPFEGYIVINPDNSVTVLSAHFEMGQGSYTGIATLVAEELDADWSQMRVEGAAGNPKLYGNLALGGTFQVTGGSTAMASSWDRYRKAGAMARAMLVAAAAQSWNVPAGEIKVEKGVLSHNGGQQANFGAMAEKAATMTPPGDVGFKDAKDWRLIGDETLHRIDHVSKTNGSAQFPLDVKLDGMLYAVVAHPPLFGATVKTFDATASKAVKGVVDVVQIPRGVAVVADSTWSAMKGREALAVEWDNSQAETRGSAEIMADYKKLAEGTDAKVARSDGDTAKALTEATKVIEAAYEFPYLAHAAMEPLDAVAWKHDDVIEVWGGHQMPDTYQAITAQIAELPPEKVKLHVMMSGGSFGRRAVADGDVVAEAVSTAKAIGWKAPVKLVWTREDDMTGGRYRPMYYHTMKAGLDAQGKLVAWQHRIVGQSILGDTPFNAWVKDGIDPTSVEGAANLPYAIPNLTVDLVTAKAGVPVLWWRSVGSTHTAYSSEVFIDELAHEAGKDPIEFRLDLLEAHPRHRAVLEKVRDASGWGNELGNGKGRGVAVAESFGSFVAQVAEISIQNGTIKVERVVCAVDCGTAINPDVIKAQMEGGIGFGLGAILKGEITLEGGKVQQTNFDGYEVLHMEEMPQIDVHIIASTEKPTGVGEPGVPPIGPAIANAVFSVTGKRIRVLPVSRTDLSAT from the coding sequence ATGCTGCCCTTCGATCGCTTCGCACTCCGCCCGCACCGGGCTCCCGCCGCCTTCGCTCCCACCAGCCGTCGCGGCTTCCTCAAGGCCGGCGCGCTCACCGGCGCCGGCCTCGTCATCGGCGCGCTGCTCCCCGGCGGGCGCATCACCGCGGCCCATGCGGCCGACGCCGACAGCCCCTTCGAGGGCTATATCGTCATCAATCCCGACAACAGCGTGACCGTGCTCTCGGCGCATTTCGAGATGGGCCAGGGCTCCTATACCGGTATTGCGACGCTGGTGGCCGAAGAGCTCGATGCCGACTGGTCGCAGATGCGGGTCGAGGGCGCCGCCGGCAATCCCAAGCTCTACGGCAATCTGGCGCTCGGCGGCACATTCCAGGTGACCGGCGGATCGACCGCCATGGCGAGCTCGTGGGACCGTTATCGCAAGGCCGGCGCCATGGCGCGGGCCATGCTGGTCGCGGCGGCGGCACAGAGCTGGAACGTCCCGGCCGGCGAGATCAAGGTTGAGAAGGGCGTGCTCTCGCATAACGGCGGGCAGCAGGCCAATTTCGGCGCCATGGCCGAGAAGGCGGCGACGATGACCCCGCCGGGCGATGTCGGGTTCAAGGACGCCAAGGATTGGCGGCTGATCGGCGACGAGACGCTGCATCGGATCGACCATGTGTCGAAGACCAACGGCAGCGCGCAGTTCCCGCTCGATGTGAAGCTGGACGGCATGCTCTATGCGGTCGTGGCCCATCCGCCTTTGTTCGGCGCCACCGTGAAGACTTTCGATGCGACGGCGTCCAAGGCGGTCAAAGGCGTGGTCGATGTGGTGCAGATCCCGCGCGGCGTCGCCGTGGTGGCGGACAGCACCTGGTCGGCGATGAAGGGCCGCGAGGCCCTCGCGGTCGAATGGGACAACAGCCAGGCCGAGACCCGCGGCAGCGCCGAGATCATGGCCGACTACAAGAAGCTCGCCGAAGGCACCGACGCGAAAGTCGCGCGTTCGGATGGCGACACGGCCAAGGCGCTGACCGAGGCGACGAAAGTGATCGAGGCCGCCTACGAGTTCCCCTATCTCGCCCATGCGGCGATGGAGCCGCTCGATGCGGTCGCCTGGAAACATGACGATGTGATCGAGGTCTGGGGCGGCCATCAGATGCCCGACACCTATCAGGCGATCACCGCCCAGATCGCGGAGCTGCCGCCGGAGAAGGTCAAGCTGCATGTGATGATGTCGGGCGGCAGCTTCGGCCGGCGCGCGGTCGCCGATGGCGACGTGGTGGCCGAGGCGGTCTCGACCGCCAAGGCGATCGGCTGGAAGGCGCCGGTGAAGCTGGTCTGGACCCGCGAGGACGACATGACCGGCGGGCGCTACCGGCCGATGTATTATCACACGATGAAGGCGGGGCTGGACGCGCAGGGCAAGCTCGTCGCCTGGCAGCATCGCATCGTCGGCCAGTCGATCCTGGGCGACACGCCGTTCAACGCCTGGGTCAAGGACGGGATCGATCCGACCTCGGTCGAGGGCGCGGCCAACCTGCCCTACGCCATTCCCAATCTGACGGTCGATCTGGTGACCGCCAAGGCCGGCGTGCCGGTGCTGTGGTGGCGCTCGGTAGGGAGCACCCACACGGCTTATTCGTCGGAGGTCTTCATCGACGAGCTGGCGCATGAGGCGGGCAAGGATCCGATCGAGTTCCGCCTCGACCTGCTCGAGGCGCATCCGCGCCATCGCGCCGTGCTGGAGAAGGTGCGGGACGCTTCGGGCTGGGGCAACGAGCTCGGCAACGGCAAAGGCCGCGGCGTGGCGGTGGCCGAGTCCTTCGGCAGCTTCGTCGCGCAAGTGGCCGAGATCAGCATCCAGAACGGGACGATCAAGGTCGAGCGCGTGGTCTGCGCCGTCGATTGCGGCACCGCCATCAACCCCGACGTGATCAAGGCGCAGATGGAGGGCGGCATTGGCTTCGGCCTCGGCGCCATCCTCAAGGGCGAGATCACGCTCGAGGGCGGCAAGGTGCAGCAGACCAACTTCGACGGCTACGAGGTGCTGCATATGGAAGAGATGCCGCAGATCGACGTGCATATCATCGCCTCGACCGAGAAGCCCACCGGCGTGGGCGAACCCGGCGTCCCGCCGATCGGCCCCGCCATCGCCAACGCGGTCTTCTCCGTCACCGGCAAACGCATCCGCGTGCTGCCGGTGAGCAGGACGGACCTGAGCGCGACGTGA
- a CDS encoding protein meaA — protein MSKGEAGKGRGGKGGGAKNAREEPWLIRTYSGHSSAAASNALYRQNLARGQTGLSVAFDLPTQTGYDGDHPLAKGEVGKVGVPVGHLGDMRTLFDGLPLDRMNTSMTINATAPWLLALYIALAETQNLPRASLQGTVQNDIIKEYLSRGTYIYPPAPSLKLATDVISFAYRDVPKWNPTNVCSYHLQEAGATPVQELAFALATAIAVLDAVKASGQVPAAEFPQVVGRVSFFVNAGIRMITEICKMRAFVDLWDEITRTRYGVTDEKFRRFRYGVQVNSLGLTEQQPENNVYRILIEMLAVVLSKKARARAVQLPAWNEALGLPRPWDQQWSIRLQQIVAYETDILEFGDIFDGSPVIDAKVEALKAEALAELARIDALGGAIAAVEASYMKQRLVESNSRRLAAIEAGEQTVVGVNRFADSAPSPLVAGDGAGFLAVEDSAETEQIERLQAWRAARDGKKAQAALEELKRAAKEGRNVMEPSIACAHAGVTTGEWGQALREVYGEYRAPTGVGRAVSAAGGEALKQVRGRVEQVSSRLGRRLKMLVGKPGLDGHSNGAEQIAVRARDAGFEVVYEGIRLTPAQIANAALEEGVHVVGLSILSGGHVALVGEVMARLKALGLGELPVVVGGIIPPEDEAKLKAAGVARVYTPKHYDLNAIMADIVELVDRVFKEAA, from the coding sequence ATGAGCAAAGGCGAGGCGGGGAAGGGCAGGGGCGGCAAGGGCGGCGGCGCAAAGAACGCCCGCGAGGAGCCCTGGCTGATCCGCACCTATTCCGGCCATAGCTCGGCCGCGGCCTCGAACGCGCTCTATCGCCAGAACCTGGCGCGCGGCCAGACGGGACTCTCGGTCGCCTTCGATCTGCCGACCCAGACCGGTTATGACGGCGACCATCCGCTGGCCAAGGGCGAGGTCGGCAAGGTCGGCGTGCCGGTCGGCCATCTGGGCGACATGCGCACGCTCTTCGACGGACTGCCGCTCGATCGCATGAACACCTCCATGACGATCAATGCGACGGCACCCTGGCTGCTGGCGCTCTATATCGCGCTGGCCGAAACCCAGAACCTGCCGCGCGCGTCGCTCCAGGGCACGGTGCAGAACGACATCATCAAGGAATATCTCTCGCGCGGCACCTATATCTATCCGCCGGCGCCGAGCCTGAAGCTCGCCACCGACGTGATTTCCTTCGCCTATCGCGACGTGCCGAAATGGAATCCGACCAATGTCTGCTCCTACCATCTGCAGGAGGCCGGGGCGACGCCGGTGCAGGAGCTGGCCTTCGCGCTGGCGACTGCGATCGCGGTGCTGGACGCGGTGAAGGCCTCGGGGCAAGTGCCGGCCGCGGAGTTTCCGCAGGTGGTCGGCCGCGTCTCCTTCTTCGTCAACGCCGGCATCCGCATGATCACGGAGATCTGCAAGATGCGGGCCTTCGTGGATCTCTGGGACGAGATCACGCGGACGCGCTATGGCGTGACCGACGAGAAGTTCCGGCGCTTCCGCTACGGCGTGCAGGTCAATTCGCTGGGCCTGACCGAGCAGCAGCCCGAGAACAATGTCTATCGGATCCTGATCGAGATGCTGGCGGTGGTGCTGTCGAAGAAGGCGCGCGCCCGCGCGGTGCAGCTGCCGGCCTGGAACGAGGCCCTGGGCCTGCCGCGCCCCTGGGACCAGCAATGGTCGATCCGGCTGCAGCAGATCGTGGCCTACGAGACCGACATCCTCGAGTTCGGCGACATCTTCGACGGCTCGCCGGTGATCGACGCCAAGGTCGAGGCGCTGAAAGCCGAGGCCCTGGCCGAGCTCGCGCGCATCGACGCGCTCGGCGGCGCCATCGCCGCGGTGGAAGCGAGCTACATGAAGCAGCGGCTGGTGGAATCGAACAGCCGCCGCCTGGCCGCGATCGAGGCGGGCGAGCAGACCGTGGTCGGCGTCAACCGCTTCGCCGACAGCGCGCCCTCGCCGCTGGTGGCGGGCGACGGCGCCGGATTCCTCGCGGTCGAGGACAGCGCCGAGACGGAACAGATCGAACGGCTCCAGGCCTGGCGCGCCGCGCGCGACGGGAAGAAAGCGCAAGCGGCCCTCGAGGAGCTCAAGCGCGCGGCCAAGGAAGGCCGCAACGTGATGGAGCCCTCGATCGCCTGCGCCCATGCCGGCGTCACCACCGGCGAATGGGGCCAGGCGCTGCGCGAGGTCTATGGCGAGTACCGGGCGCCGACGGGCGTCGGCCGTGCGGTCAGTGCCGCGGGCGGCGAGGCGCTGAAACAGGTGCGCGGCCGCGTCGAGCAGGTGTCGTCACGGCTGGGCCGCCGTCTCAAGATGCTGGTCGGCAAGCCCGGCCTCGACGGCCATTCGAACGGCGCCGAGCAGATCGCGGTGCGGGCGCGCGATGCGGGGTTCGAGGTGGTTTATGAGGGCATCCGCCTGACGCCGGCTCAGATCGCCAATGCCGCGCTCGAAGAGGGCGTGCATGTGGTCGGCCTGTCGATCCTGTCGGGCGGCCATGTCGCGCTGGTCGGCGAGGTGATGGCGCGCCTCAAGGCGCTGGGCCTCGGCGAGCTGCCGGTCGTGGTCGGCGGCATCATTCCGCCCGAGGACGAGGCCAAGCTCAAGGCCGCGGGCGTGGCGCGCGTCTATACGCCCAAGCATTACGACCTGAACGCGATCATGGCCGACATCGTCGAGCTGGTGGACCGCGTCTTCAAGGAAGCGGCCTGA
- a CDS encoding CHAP domain-containing protein has protein sequence MTRARDPKGMVLMTFTGVMLLGSFLAACEPKPAPVTVSTTPTPTISAPVSAHFQPPAPPPDSARMQCVTYARAVTGLDLKGDAWSWWEAAGGRYGRGAEPSVYSVLVLSQGVRLSRGHVAVVREVLDSRRIRVDHANWNNDRRIVKDMMVVDVSAANDWSEVKFWNEKANSWGNVYLAYGFIYPPGTEPDRSAALAP, from the coding sequence ATGACCCGCGCCCGCGACCCCAAGGGCATGGTGCTCATGACCTTCACGGGCGTGATGCTGCTGGGATCGTTCCTGGCGGCCTGCGAGCCGAAGCCCGCACCCGTCACCGTGTCGACCACGCCGACACCGACGATCTCGGCGCCCGTCTCCGCCCATTTCCAGCCTCCGGCACCGCCGCCCGACAGCGCGCGGATGCAATGCGTCACCTATGCCCGCGCGGTCACCGGCCTCGATCTCAAGGGCGATGCCTGGAGCTGGTGGGAGGCGGCCGGCGGGCGCTATGGGCGCGGCGCCGAGCCCTCGGTTTATTCGGTGCTGGTGCTGTCGCAGGGCGTGCGGCTCTCCCGCGGCCATGTCGCCGTGGTGCGCGAGGTGCTGGATTCCCGGCGCATCCGGGTCGATCACGCCAACTGGAACAACGACCGGCGCATCGTGAAGGACATGATGGTGGTCGATGTCTCGGCCGCCAACGACTGGAGCGAGGTCAAGTTCTGGAACGAGAAGGCCAACAGCTGGGGCAACGTCTATCTCGCCTACGGATTCATCTATCCCCCCGGCACGGAACCCGACCGATCGGCGGCTCTGGCGCCCTGA
- a CDS encoding (2Fe-2S)-binding protein, which translates to MITLKVNGETHSVDVDPQTPLLWVLRDTVGLTGTKYGCGIAACGACTVHLDGQATRSCSVAVADVGNSAITTIEAIQGKTAQAVQTAWQNLDVVQCGYCQSGQIMAATALLTENARPTDADIDAAMTNICRCATYQRIRAAIHEAARQMEI; encoded by the coding sequence ATGATCACACTCAAGGTCAATGGCGAGACGCATAGCGTCGACGTCGACCCGCAGACGCCCCTGTTGTGGGTGCTGCGCGACACGGTCGGCCTGACCGGAACCAAGTATGGCTGCGGCATCGCCGCCTGCGGCGCCTGCACGGTCCATCTCGACGGCCAGGCGACGCGTTCCTGCTCGGTCGCGGTCGCCGATGTCGGCAACAGCGCCATCACCACCATCGAGGCGATCCAGGGCAAGACCGCCCAGGCGGTGCAGACGGCCTGGCAGAACCTCGACGTGGTCCAGTGCGGCTACTGCCAGTCGGGCCAGATCATGGCCGCGACAGCCTTGCTGACGGAGAATGCGCGGCCGACCGATGCGGATATCGACGCCGCCATGACCAATATCTGTCGCTGCGCCACCTATCAACGCATCAGGGCCGCCATCCATGAAGCGGCCCGGCAGATGGAGATCTGA
- a CDS encoding DNA-3-methyladenine glycosylase family protein produces the protein MTGFEIKGRKLKTALAHLASADTDLARSLLEIGPPPSRSSEAGFAGLLRIIMGQQLSVASARAIWDRLEARLVEPTPGRLLRLTDHDMAQVGLSRQKMRFARSLAEAVKRKTLDLEALETMEDDEALAALTAVDGIGPWTAEVYLLFALGRPDIMPAGDLALLVAAQRLKRLKARPRPRDLLELAEPWRPWRSVAARFLWHYYRKAPL, from the coding sequence ATGACGGGATTCGAGATCAAGGGGCGAAAGCTCAAAACCGCGCTGGCCCATCTGGCCTCCGCCGACACCGACCTGGCCCGCAGCCTGCTCGAAATCGGCCCGCCCCCCTCGCGCTCGTCCGAGGCGGGCTTTGCCGGGTTGCTGCGCATCATTATGGGCCAGCAGCTCTCGGTCGCCTCGGCCCGGGCCATCTGGGACCGGCTCGAGGCCCGGCTGGTGGAGCCCACGCCCGGGCGGCTGCTGCGGCTGACCGACCATGACATGGCCCAGGTCGGGTTGAGCCGGCAGAAGATGCGGTTCGCCCGCTCCCTCGCCGAGGCGGTCAAGCGCAAGACGCTCGACCTGGAGGCGCTGGAGACGATGGAGGATGACGAGGCGCTGGCGGCCCTCACCGCCGTCGACGGCATCGGGCCCTGGACCGCGGAGGTCTATCTGCTGTTCGCGCTGGGCCGGCCCGACATCATGCCGGCGGGCGATCTGGCCCTCCTGGTCGCGGCCCAGCGGCTGAAGCGGCTCAAGGCCCGGCCCCGGCCGCGCGACCTGCTCGAACTGGCCGAGCCCTGGCGTCCCTGGCGCTCCGTCGCCGCGCGGTTCCTCTGGCATTATTACCGTAAGGCGCCTCTTTGA
- a CDS encoding GFA family protein, whose protein sequence is MAFRPAEGGCLCGAVRYRIEQEPALADICHCAMCRKSAGAPFIAWIAVPYAGFHWTQGKPAAYRSSKDSTRCFCGNCGSQMAMVGGPTPDLVGVSIGSLDEPERFTPTAEGWASVKLPWVKLAMTLESHPENNPAF, encoded by the coding sequence ATGGCATTTCGTCCGGCGGAAGGCGGCTGTCTCTGCGGTGCGGTGCGCTATCGCATCGAGCAGGAGCCGGCGCTCGCCGACATCTGCCATTGCGCCATGTGCCGCAAGAGCGCCGGCGCGCCCTTCATCGCCTGGATCGCCGTGCCTTATGCCGGCTTCCACTGGACCCAGGGCAAGCCCGCAGCCTATCGATCCTCGAAAGACTCGACGCGCTGTTTCTGCGGCAACTGCGGGTCGCAGATGGCGATGGTCGGTGGTCCCACTCCAGATCTCGTCGGCGTCTCGATCGGCAGCCTCGACGAACCCGAACGCTTCACGCCGACCGCCGAGGGCTGGGCCTCGGTGAAGCTCCCCTGGGTGAAGCTCGCGATGACGCTCGAGAGCCATCCGGAGAACAATCCGGCGTTTTGA